In the genome of Sphaeramia orbicularis chromosome 13, fSphaOr1.1, whole genome shotgun sequence, one region contains:
- the spred3 gene encoding sprouty-related, EVH1 domain-containing protein 3 → MEGDVRVRAVVMTRDDSSGGWVPLGGGGLSHVVICKGRSHEGRGRREYIIRGERLRDRAPVLECAVQRGLVYNKVNPIFHHWRVEDRKFGLTFQSPADAISFEKGLQTVIDKLDRGSDSPSSSTPEEADTEDDGQASHTGSESSSNSRKEMLPKPITIVTSESSSTCFVRTEEFGFGSSHAVTTQTPAQIHTRPGQHQLSQMTAVLNPPAPPPPPPAPPTPPVGPPASSPLSPLSPTISLLEEGDLRSVDPCKDLWGSRGYEDYRRAGATRTMVGGLTGGVVVGGGGSLQDKSELCMVRFEKDLAGVGTAGCDVTVSLDSKASQRLSSSSPTCMSMPNAVSGVSSGAGSPQETGKGSPSPCCIHTSLATPRSRTRKRGGGASSSGDPGVISPDDDSPCPQASSSCSSRCVYCRSVFSASENGRGRCRDAPDPALHCLRQWTCVWCAESLLYHCMSDSEGEFWEPCSCDDSGGHPHPLCCARWLALLALSLFVPCMCCYLPLRACLRCGERCGCCGGKHKAVR, encoded by the exons ATGGAGGGCGA TGTGCGTGTTCGTGCAGTGGTGATGACACGTGATGACTCCAGTGGCGGTTGGGTGCCCCTTGGAGGTGGCGGCCTCAGTCATGTGGTCATATGTAAGGGGCGGAGTCACGAAGGAAGGGGGCGGAGAGAGTACATCATACGTGGAGAAAGGCTGCGAGATCGAGca CCGGTGTTGGAGTGTGCCGTTCAAAGGGGGTTAGTGTACAACAAGGTCAACCCCATCTTCCATCACTGGCGGGTAGAGGATCGCAAGTTTGGCCTCACGTTCCAGAGTCCTGCCGACGCCATCTCCTTCGAGAAGGGGCTGCAGACTGTCATAGACAAGCTCGACAGAG GCTCCGACTCGCCTTCGTCCTCCACGCCCGAAGAGGCCGACACTGAGGATGACGGACAAGCT TCCCATACAGGAAGTGAGTCATCATCCAACAGCAGGAAGGAGATGCTTCCCAAACCCATTACCATAGTCACAAGTGAGTCGTCCTCTACCTGCTTTGTGCGGACTGAAGAGTTCGGTTTTGGATCCAGCCATGCCGTCACCACCCAGACACCTGCTCAG ATCCACACCCGGCCAGGACAGCACCAGCTCTCGCAAATGACGGCCGTTTTGAATCCTCCAGCTCCTCCGCCACCGCCGCCGGCCCCACCGACTCCTCCCGTAGGCCCCCCAGCCTCGTCTCCTCTGTCCCCCCTCTCACCCACCATTTCCCTGCTGGAGGAGGGGGACCTGCGCAGTGTTGACCCCTGCAAGGACCTGTGGGGTTCCAGAGGTTATGAGGATTATCGACGGGCAGGCGCCACTAGGACTATGGTTGGGGGGCTGACCGGGGGTGTGGTTGTTGGCGGTGGGGGGAGTCTGCAGGACAAATCTGAGCTGTGCATGGTTCGCTTTGAGAAGGATCTGGCGGGAGTGGGGACGGCGGGTTGTGACGTGACCGTGAGCCTGGACAGTAAAGCTTCCCAGCGTCTGTCCTCATCATCGCCCACCTGCATGTCCATGCCCAACGCCGTGTCAGGCGTGTCCTCGGGTGCCGGCTCACCCCAGGAGACAGGCAAAGGCTCACCCTCTCCCTGCTGCATCCACACCTCCCTGGCCACGCCCAGATCACGGACTCGTAAGAGAGGAGGAGGGGCCAGTAGTAGTGGCGACCCGGGGGTGATATCCCCCGACGACGACAGCCCGTGTCCTCAGGCGTCGTCCTCGTGCTCATCTCGCTGTGTGTACTGCCGCTCTGTTTTCAGCGCTTCAGAGAATGGGCGGGGCCGCTGCAGAGACGCCCCCGACCCCGCCCTGCACTGCCTCCGCCAGTGGACCTGTGTGTGGTGCGCAGAGAGTCTGCTCTACCACTGCATGTCGGACTCTGAGGGAGAGTTCTGGGAGCCCTGCTCGTGTGATGACTCGGGGGGCCACCCGCACCCCCTGTGCTGTGCCCGCTGGTTGGCCCTCCTGGCCCTGTCGCTCTTCGTGCCCTGCATGTGCTGCTACCTGCCTTTGCGCGCCTGCCTGCGGTGTGGGGAGAGGTGTGGCTGCTGTGGGGGAAAGCACAAAGCGGTCCGATGA